One window of the Pieris brassicae chromosome 2, ilPieBrab1.1, whole genome shotgun sequence genome contains the following:
- the LOC123720365 gene encoding uncharacterized protein LOC123720365, with the protein MNSIVDTDQILSENEHWKKLEEQWGIPIDLEVDERDDQPKLRPVFSCLDLKTTFDSSFLFKKVRRKLGRQLSKTSTKTAADYQDFLNNLHDPSKESSQQFLCIQNAISASSVEEICKKIDDIFRSIEKLSTCSMRKRKVNLPEIVHCSISASDLSFDDTVQDESQYDSEIDRHMEEAFHDLSTIKSTEHIDQSTLESVTTLVRKFSNILEHPTMKQSARRQKQCSEKFRDLAEFWKSHAFHTQNL; encoded by the coding sequence ATGAATTCCATAGTTGATACCGACCAAATCCTCTCCGAAAACGAACATTGGAAAAAACTTGAAGAACAATGGGGTATACCAATTGACCTGGAGGTAGACGAACGCGACGATCAGCCAAAACTAAGACCAGTCTTCAGCTGCCTCGACCTGAAAACAACATTCGATTCATCCTTCCTCTTCAAGAAAGTCAGACGTAAACTCGGCCGACAGCTGTCAAAAACGTCAACAAAAACTGCAGCTGACTATCAGGATTTCCTCAACAACCTGCATGACCCTTCAAAGGAATCCTCACAACAATTTTTATGCATCCAAAATGCTATCTCAGCATCATCTGTCGAAGAGATCTGTAAGAAAATTGATGATATTTTTCGATCTATCGAGAAATTATCGACGTGTAGTATGAGGAAACGCAAAGTCAACCTCCCAGAAATAGTGCATTGCAGCATATCAGCATCGGACCTCTCATTCGACGATACAGTCCAGGATGAGAGTCAGTACGACAGTGAAATAGACAGACATATGGAGGAGGCATTTCATGATTTAAGCACCATCAAAAGCACAGAACATATAGACCAGTCTACCTTGGAATCGGTGACAACACTCGTGAGgaaatttagtaatattcTAGAACATCCCACCATGAAACAGAGCGCAAGAAGACAAAAGCAGTGTAGTGAAAAGTTTAGGGATTTAGCTGAGTTTTGGAAAAGTCACGCATTTCACACCcaaaatttgtaa